A section of the Gimesia sp. genome encodes:
- the cls gene encoding cardiolipin synthase has product MDWITATISLTGYLITLALIPHILLQKKRHPVSTVSWILSILLLPGLGGIIYLFFGINRVQRRSRSKERANQSLAPKLPQIIQNQLLSNDEYLVLNQNLMRLAQNIAHTVPTYGNSIELLTDTNRTLGLIKQAILNAQHSLHLEYYIWQPDQSGTMLRDLLIEKAKAGVEVRFLYDGFGSMNLRNHFFKPMIAAGIQVAPFLPGASIRERWSINLRNHRKIVIVDGNVAFTGGMNIGDEYLGLHQNLGFWRDTHLKIEGPETLQLQQVFAEDWFFATGEALTHSQYFPHPETDGNVTAQTLCSGPEKNADVFLTLMFAAINEARESLLLTTSYFVPPESLTTALESAARRGVHVRLLVSGKSANPSTVHAGRSYYDSLLDAGVEIYEYNKGILHSKTLTIDGCWSLVGTANFDSRSLILNFEVGLAIYDRKFAQRLRETCEQDLLDAIRITEAEWDQRSRLVILKQNIYRLFAPVM; this is encoded by the coding sequence ATGGACTGGATTACAGCCACAATCTCACTTACCGGTTACCTGATTACGCTGGCGCTGATTCCCCACATCCTGCTGCAGAAGAAACGACACCCCGTCTCCACTGTTTCCTGGATTCTCAGTATTCTGCTGCTCCCCGGTCTGGGTGGTATCATTTATCTCTTCTTCGGAATCAACCGCGTTCAACGGCGTTCCAGATCCAAAGAGCGGGCCAATCAGTCGCTGGCTCCCAAACTCCCTCAGATAATTCAAAACCAATTGCTATCCAACGATGAGTACCTGGTCCTGAATCAAAATCTGATGCGGCTTGCACAGAACATCGCCCATACCGTGCCCACTTATGGCAACAGTATCGAACTGTTGACAGATACGAACCGCACTCTGGGCCTGATCAAACAGGCGATTCTGAACGCCCAACATTCCCTGCACCTGGAATACTATATCTGGCAACCCGATCAATCAGGTACGATGCTGCGCGATCTTCTGATCGAAAAAGCAAAAGCAGGCGTTGAAGTTCGATTTCTCTATGATGGTTTCGGGTCAATGAATCTCAGGAACCACTTTTTCAAGCCGATGATTGCCGCAGGAATTCAGGTCGCGCCCTTCTTGCCCGGTGCTTCAATTCGCGAACGCTGGTCGATCAATCTTCGTAACCATCGCAAAATTGTGATTGTCGACGGGAACGTAGCATTCACCGGTGGTATGAACATCGGAGATGAATATCTGGGGCTGCATCAGAATCTTGGCTTCTGGCGCGATACCCATCTCAAAATTGAAGGTCCCGAAACACTGCAACTGCAACAGGTGTTTGCAGAAGACTGGTTCTTCGCCACCGGAGAAGCATTGACTCATTCGCAGTATTTTCCTCATCCGGAAACCGATGGGAACGTCACAGCACAGACGCTCTGTTCCGGGCCGGAAAAAAATGCAGATGTTTTCCTGACTCTGATGTTTGCCGCTATCAACGAAGCCCGCGAGAGTCTGTTACTGACGACGTCTTATTTCGTCCCGCCAGAATCTTTAACAACCGCGCTGGAATCAGCAGCGCGACGGGGAGTTCATGTCAGGCTGCTGGTTTCAGGCAAGTCAGCAAATCCCTCGACCGTACATGCCGGCCGTTCCTATTACGATTCCCTGCTCGATGCCGGCGTGGAAATCTACGAGTACAACAAGGGAATCCTGCACTCGAAAACGCTCACGATCGATGGCTGCTGGTCCCTCGTGGGGACCGCCAATTTTGATTCCCGCAGCCTGATTCTCAATTTCGAAGTCGGACTGGCAATCTATGACCGCAAGTTTGCCCAGCGACTGAGAGAAACCTGTGAGCAGGACCTGCTGGATGCCATCAGAATCACTGAGGCTGAGTGGGACCAACGAAGCAGACTGGTAATTTTAAAACAGAATATCTATCGCCTGTTTGCGCCCGTCATGTAA
- a CDS encoding MG2 domain-containing protein, protein MLVSLTSLGVYLFAAEKSSPEARSLADSYQKQGNYRDAWELYQKLATRQDSSATEVVHDLQAGIQCLQRLNRVSEIDAFRDAILKVHSDEPLVLSSLAETLIQGPYFGYIIDGEFIRGHQRGGNRYVNTREQDRLRALQLMSQAVEELNSSNDPALAAQIYADYARYLMSGRQGRAAWKLQILTDLEATPDYQSVGAEPGNWFRGEPSGGPEGAPVDANGKPVYYRVPESWEGAANDGERWRWMLAESVKQEPGREGRVLLGVANFTRSQFGVQTLQQYFPLLYRPRARDDAKEEEQVNPYSLESLKESETLARLATGIQRFELPADQNYILLYQKVISLGKSNQAENALAQLTSVFENRRQYPEAAKYLQQNIQEYGDPGQNKQKHLKQIVGNWGEFAPTQTQAAGQGAKVDYRFRNGTQVHFEAYEINVAALLKDVKDYLKSHPDRLDWNKINISNLGYRLVQEQQKKYQGALVSRWDMKLEPLAGHRDRRVTVATPLQNAGAYLLIAKMEDGNTSRIVVWLDDTVIVHKRMADRTFYYVADARSGQPVPNANLEFFGYQNKYVARNQRQTLTASFAEQTDENGQAFPEENLLKREFQWIAIARTKSGRFAYQGFDRFWYQRSPQEEYQVNKIYGITDRPVYRPGQKVDYKFWVRNVGYDLSKSEEALFDQREVTLKLIGRDQKQIFEKTLTTDEYGGANGEWEIPQDAALGFYSFVVEVKYDFPPGKNRNRRFASSFSFRVEEYKKPEYEVSVEAPDEPVALGDTIKAKIKAKYYFGSPVINAEVKYKVTRTSYEQHWYPYDPWDWLYGSGYWWFTGDHPWYPGWGRWGCIAPGPWWIHRRSAPPEVVMSNTVPIGSNGEVEIAIDTALAKAIHGDEDHRYEITAEVVDESRRTIVGKGSVLVAREPFKVFAWMNRGYYRVGDSMTASFKAQTLDQKPVQGTGKIVLYRITYNQQGEPQETAVQEWDVNSQEDGTITQKLSATQAGQYRVACVVTDRQGKQIEGGSLFTIRGEGFDGKEYRFNDLEIIVEKKNYQPGEKVRLLINTNQPGSTVLLFLRPVNGIYQKPQVLKLAGKSTTYELDLTRKDLPNLFVEAVTIHQGQVFTEAREIAVPPEKRVVNLEVESSETEYKPGQDATVKLKVTDAEGNPVEGSLVVSVYDKSVEYISGGSNVSDIKSFFWKWKRSHHPLTYSSLSRSFHNLLKQGEVGMQVLGTFGNLMPANADKSDQFGVMEGPGPGVLPAMKSGRATPMAGVPLSLAPAEEKASELQADASVASAGSSAVVEPAVRQNFADTAFWNGAINTDQNGLAEVSFKMPENLTSWKIRSWSMGAGTMVGEGQREVVTRKNLIIRLQAPRFFTETDEVVLSANVHNYLKTSKDVKVVLELDGDALEPLDELTQTVTIDANGEKRIDWRVKASRAGFAVIRMKALTDEESDAMQMTFPVKVHGILKTESFTGSIRPGDTSAQISFQIPGQRTTELSRLELRYSPSLAGAMVDALPYLIYNPHKTTDCTLYRFLPTVMTQNILKRMGLDLQEIERKRTNLNAQEIGDDQKRAEQWKRYGQNPIFNQAEVDLIVKQGVADLTSMQLSDGGWGWLSGWQERSSPFFTARVVQGLALAQQSDVALVPGTLERGVEWLKNYQQQEVRKLLNAPAKTKPYKEYASNLDAYVFLVLVNQGVTNEQMYDFLYRDRTKLSVYALGMLGLASHQLERQDRLAMLMDNMDQYLVRDPENQTAYLNLPENNWWWHWYGNEVEANAYYLKLLSKVDPQNPKAVQLVKYLLNNRKHATYWSSVSDTAIAVEALAEYWTASGEDQPDLTLEVYLDGEKQKEVKITAADLFTYDNKFVLEGDALTAGAHRLEIRKQGRGPVYYNAYVTYFTKEDFITATGLEVKVERKYYQLIPKEADIKTSGSEGQVVDQRVEKYQRQEITRETALKSGDLVEVELIFDSKNDYEYLVFEDFRAAGLEPVELRSGYSYNGLRNYQEFRDDRVVFYIRQLPRGKHGLNYRLRAEIPGKFSGLPTTGEGMYAPELKANSDEMKLQIIDK, encoded by the coding sequence ATGCTGGTTAGCCTGACCTCGCTGGGAGTTTATCTCTTTGCGGCAGAAAAAAGTTCGCCCGAAGCCCGTTCGCTGGCAGATTCCTATCAGAAACAGGGAAACTACCGGGATGCCTGGGAGCTGTACCAGAAGCTGGCAACCCGACAGGACAGTTCAGCAACAGAAGTGGTGCATGATCTGCAGGCAGGCATCCAGTGTCTGCAGCGATTGAATCGCGTCAGTGAAATCGATGCGTTTCGAGATGCGATTCTCAAAGTACACAGCGACGAACCGCTGGTTCTCTCCAGTCTTGCAGAAACACTGATTCAGGGACCTTATTTTGGATATATCATCGATGGTGAGTTCATCCGCGGTCACCAGCGGGGCGGCAATCGATATGTGAATACACGGGAACAGGACCGACTCCGGGCCTTGCAGTTAATGAGTCAGGCGGTGGAGGAATTGAATTCATCCAATGATCCAGCGCTCGCAGCCCAGATTTATGCCGACTATGCCAGATACCTGATGTCAGGCCGTCAGGGGCGCGCTGCCTGGAAGCTTCAGATTTTGACTGATCTAGAGGCAACCCCAGACTACCAGAGCGTCGGGGCCGAACCTGGCAACTGGTTTCGTGGTGAACCCAGCGGAGGGCCGGAAGGGGCGCCCGTGGATGCGAATGGCAAGCCCGTTTACTATCGAGTGCCCGAGTCCTGGGAGGGAGCGGCTAATGATGGAGAACGCTGGCGCTGGATGCTGGCGGAATCAGTCAAACAGGAGCCCGGGCGGGAAGGGCGTGTGCTTCTGGGAGTCGCGAATTTTACCCGCAGTCAGTTTGGTGTTCAGACCCTGCAGCAATACTTCCCCCTGCTGTACCGGCCTCGCGCAAGGGACGATGCCAAAGAAGAAGAGCAGGTTAATCCGTATTCTCTGGAGAGTCTGAAAGAATCCGAAACCCTCGCACGTCTGGCAACGGGGATTCAGCGCTTCGAGTTGCCAGCCGATCAGAATTATATTCTGCTGTATCAGAAGGTGATCTCACTGGGTAAAAGCAACCAGGCGGAAAACGCACTGGCTCAATTGACGAGTGTCTTCGAAAACCGGAGACAGTATCCAGAAGCTGCTAAATACCTGCAGCAGAATATTCAAGAGTATGGTGATCCCGGGCAGAATAAACAGAAGCACCTGAAGCAGATTGTTGGCAACTGGGGAGAATTCGCACCCACCCAGACACAGGCGGCAGGTCAGGGGGCTAAGGTCGATTATCGTTTCCGGAACGGTACGCAGGTCCATTTTGAGGCGTATGAGATTAACGTTGCTGCATTGTTGAAAGATGTCAAAGACTATCTCAAGTCACATCCGGACCGCCTGGACTGGAATAAAATCAATATTTCTAACCTGGGATATCGTCTGGTTCAGGAACAGCAGAAAAAATATCAGGGAGCACTGGTTTCTCGCTGGGATATGAAACTGGAACCGCTGGCAGGACACCGGGACCGTCGTGTGACTGTCGCCACACCGCTGCAGAATGCCGGAGCATATCTGCTGATCGCGAAAATGGAAGACGGAAATACCAGTCGGATTGTTGTCTGGCTGGACGATACCGTCATCGTGCACAAGCGGATGGCTGACCGAACCTTCTATTATGTGGCTGATGCCCGCAGTGGCCAACCGGTGCCGAATGCGAATCTGGAGTTTTTTGGATATCAGAACAAATACGTCGCCCGTAATCAGCGACAGACTCTGACAGCCAGTTTTGCAGAGCAGACCGATGAAAACGGTCAGGCATTTCCTGAAGAGAATCTGCTGAAACGCGAGTTTCAATGGATTGCCATCGCTCGTACAAAGTCAGGTCGATTTGCTTACCAGGGGTTCGATCGCTTCTGGTACCAGCGGTCCCCCCAGGAAGAGTATCAGGTCAACAAGATTTATGGGATCACCGATCGTCCCGTCTACCGTCCCGGCCAGAAGGTTGATTATAAATTCTGGGTCCGGAACGTGGGTTATGATCTTTCAAAATCTGAAGAAGCCCTGTTTGATCAACGTGAGGTTACTTTAAAGCTGATCGGGCGAGATCAGAAACAGATCTTTGAAAAAACGCTGACGACCGACGAATACGGCGGTGCAAACGGGGAGTGGGAGATTCCCCAAGATGCTGCTCTGGGTTTCTACAGTTTTGTGGTCGAAGTTAAATATGATTTTCCACCGGGGAAAAACCGAAATCGCAGATTTGCTTCATCGTTCTCGTTCCGCGTTGAGGAATATAAGAAGCCGGAATATGAAGTCTCGGTCGAGGCACCTGATGAACCCGTGGCACTGGGAGATACTATTAAAGCCAAAATTAAGGCAAAGTACTATTTTGGCAGTCCAGTGATCAACGCGGAAGTCAAATACAAAGTAACGCGAACCTCTTATGAGCAGCACTGGTATCCCTATGATCCCTGGGACTGGTTGTACGGATCCGGTTATTGGTGGTTTACCGGTGATCATCCCTGGTATCCCGGATGGGGCCGCTGGGGATGTATTGCCCCCGGTCCGTGGTGGATCCATCGTCGCTCTGCACCACCAGAAGTTGTCATGTCGAATACGGTTCCAATTGGCAGCAATGGTGAGGTTGAAATCGCGATCGATACAGCGCTAGCGAAAGCGATTCACGGCGATGAAGACCATCGATATGAAATTACCGCTGAAGTCGTTGACGAGTCTCGGCGTACAATCGTGGGAAAAGGATCGGTACTGGTAGCCCGTGAACCCTTCAAAGTGTTTGCCTGGATGAATCGGGGTTATTACCGGGTTGGCGATTCGATGACGGCCAGCTTCAAGGCACAGACACTCGATCAGAAACCGGTCCAGGGAACCGGGAAGATCGTGTTATACCGCATTACCTACAATCAACAGGGGGAGCCACAGGAAACGGCGGTCCAGGAATGGGATGTAAATTCCCAGGAGGACGGCACAATCACTCAAAAACTGTCCGCGACTCAGGCCGGACAATATCGAGTTGCCTGTGTTGTGACTGACAGGCAGGGCAAACAGATAGAAGGGGGTTCCCTGTTCACGATCCGAGGTGAAGGATTTGACGGCAAGGAGTATCGCTTCAATGACCTGGAAATAATTGTCGAAAAGAAAAATTACCAGCCGGGGGAAAAAGTTCGTCTGTTGATCAATACGAATCAGCCGGGTAGCACCGTTCTTTTGTTCTTGCGTCCTGTGAATGGAATCTATCAGAAACCTCAGGTGCTCAAACTTGCTGGAAAAAGCACCACTTATGAGCTGGACCTGACGCGCAAGGATCTGCCAAACCTGTTTGTGGAAGCTGTGACAATTCACCAGGGGCAGGTATTTACCGAAGCACGTGAAATTGCTGTTCCACCAGAAAAACGGGTGGTCAATCTGGAAGTCGAATCTTCTGAAACCGAATATAAGCCCGGTCAGGACGCGACCGTGAAGCTGAAAGTGACCGATGCAGAAGGAAATCCGGTTGAAGGTTCCCTGGTGGTCAGTGTCTACGACAAGAGTGTGGAGTACATCAGCGGCGGTTCGAATGTGAGTGACATCAAATCGTTCTTCTGGAAATGGAAACGCTCACATCACCCTTTGACCTATAGTAGCCTCAGTCGGAGTTTTCATAACCTGCTCAAGCAAGGTGAAGTCGGCATGCAGGTGCTGGGGACTTTTGGAAATCTGATGCCTGCGAATGCTGATAAATCGGATCAATTCGGGGTCATGGAAGGCCCGGGGCCGGGTGTCTTACCAGCTATGAAGTCTGGCAGAGCAACTCCCATGGCGGGAGTCCCCCTCAGCCTGGCCCCTGCCGAAGAAAAGGCAAGTGAGTTACAGGCAGATGCTTCTGTGGCTTCGGCAGGATCTTCAGCTGTAGTCGAACCAGCCGTTCGTCAGAATTTCGCAGATACCGCCTTCTGGAATGGCGCGATCAATACGGACCAGAATGGTTTAGCTGAGGTCTCCTTTAAGATGCCCGAGAATCTGACCAGCTGGAAGATTCGCAGCTGGTCAATGGGCGCAGGGACCATGGTAGGTGAAGGTCAGCGAGAAGTTGTTACTCGTAAAAATCTGATTATTCGGCTCCAGGCTCCCCGGTTCTTTACAGAGACTGATGAAGTCGTGCTGAGTGCGAACGTGCATAACTATCTGAAGACCTCCAAGGATGTGAAAGTGGTGCTCGAACTGGACGGCGATGCGCTGGAACCGCTGGATGAACTGACTCAGACGGTGACGATTGATGCCAATGGCGAGAAACGGATTGACTGGCGGGTTAAAGCCTCACGGGCCGGTTTTGCTGTGATTCGCATGAAAGCACTGACCGATGAGGAATCCGATGCGATGCAGATGACCTTCCCGGTCAAAGTACACGGAATTTTAAAAACAGAATCCTTTACCGGCAGTATTCGTCCTGGCGATACATCGGCCCAGATCAGTTTTCAGATTCCCGGTCAGCGGACGACTGAACTCAGTCGCCTGGAACTGCGTTATTCTCCCTCACTGGCAGGAGCGATGGTCGATGCACTGCCTTATCTGATTTACAACCCCCATAAAACTACAGACTGTACCCTATATCGTTTTCTGCCAACCGTGATGACCCAGAACATTCTGAAACGAATGGGGCTGGATCTACAGGAGATCGAGCGGAAACGGACCAATCTGAATGCCCAGGAAATTGGCGATGATCAGAAACGGGCTGAACAGTGGAAACGCTATGGTCAGAATCCGATCTTCAATCAGGCTGAGGTGGATTTGATCGTGAAGCAGGGCGTCGCAGATTTGACCAGTATGCAGCTGTCTGACGGCGGCTGGGGCTGGCTCTCTGGCTGGCAGGAACGGTCGTCTCCCTTCTTCACCGCCCGGGTCGTACAGGGGCTGGCCCTGGCGCAGCAGAGCGATGTTGCACTGGTACCCGGCACTTTGGAACGCGGAGTCGAGTGGTTGAAAAACTACCAGCAGCAGGAAGTGCGGAAACTTCTGAATGCACCAGCTAAAACGAAACCCTACAAAGAATATGCATCCAACCTGGATGCCTATGTGTTCCTGGTTCTGGTCAATCAGGGCGTCACCAATGAGCAGATGTATGATTTCCTGTATCGGGATCGCACTAAATTATCGGTCTATGCCTTGGGTATGCTGGGACTGGCGTCTCATCAGCTGGAACGTCAGGATAGGCTGGCGATGCTGATGGATAACATGGACCAGTACCTGGTACGGGATCCTGAAAATCAGACCGCTTATCTTAATCTGCCAGAAAACAACTGGTGGTGGCACTGGTACGGTAATGAAGTGGAAGCAAATGCCTACTATCTGAAGCTGTTGTCGAAAGTAGATCCGCAGAACCCCAAAGCGGTACAGCTGGTCAAGTATCTGCTTAACAACCGCAAGCACGCCACCTACTGGAGTTCTGTGTCGGACACTGCGATCGCAGTCGAAGCTCTGGCTGAGTACTGGACAGCCAGTGGAGAAGATCAACCCGATCTGACTCTCGAAGTCTACCTGGACGGTGAGAAACAGAAAGAAGTGAAAATTACTGCCGCCGATCTGTTTACCTATGACAACAAGTTTGTTCTGGAAGGTGACGCGTTGACTGCGGGGGCCCATCGTCTCGAGATTCGGAAGCAGGGGCGAGGGCCGGTATACTACAATGCATATGTGACGTACTTCACGAAGGAAGACTTCATCACAGCCACGGGGCTGGAAGTCAAAGTGGAGCGCAAGTATTACCAGCTGATTCCCAAAGAGGCAGATATTAAAACGTCCGGCTCGGAAGGTCAGGTCGTCGATCAGCGTGTGGAGAAATACCAGCGTCAGGAAATCACACGTGAGACTGCCCTCAAGAGTGGTGACCTGGTTGAAGTGGAATTGATCTTCGACAGCAAAAATGACTATGAATATCTGGTATTCGAAGATTTCCGCGCCGCTGGTCTGGAACCGGTCGAACTCCGCAGTGGATACTCCTACAACGGACTGAGGAACTATCAGGAATTTCGGGATGACCGCGTGGTCTTTTACATCCGGCAACTGCCCCGCGGAAAACATGGTCTGAATTACCGCTTGCGAGCCGAAATACCCGGGAAGTTCAGTGGCTTACCGACTACGGGTGAGGGCATGTATGCTCCCGAGCTCAAAGCCAATTCCGACGAAATGAAACTGCAAATCATCGATAAATAA